A genomic segment from Burkholderia plantarii encodes:
- a CDS encoding hybrid sensor histidine kinase/response regulator has product MSQDDDLSRQSLLELYQEETQTQTEALSRQLLALEHGAQDAAAFEACMRAAHSLKGAARIVGVPQGVEIAGRMEDCFVGAQRGERVLGASHIDALLMGVDLLVRVGDPRSAASVTPIQIDAFEVALANADGAGAGDAGRAAPDETAPLPPGFASGAASAVSFDTPGSLGAAASASAADATDFPDLSELSAQLRLDAPAADASGAFGVPDAPSSGGAGPRDAGAAVPADLAAQLRLAADAALTPAGAPDADAPPPAAGLAAPPSEAPPPAEPGGDAGQMRRVRADSLNRLLSLSGESLVESRWLKPFAESMQRMRRAQRDAGRALDSLYEALADDLDSAREAAMSEVRQMLNDLQRTFAARMDDLDRFERRSTHLAEQLYDEALQCRMRPFGDATRAYPRVVRDLARSLGKRVRFAIVGETTQVDRDLLDLLDAPLGHLLRNALDHGVEPPETRLARGKPAEATITLEARHSAGSLLVSVADDGPGADLAEVRAAIVRQRLTDAETAARLTDAEVLEFLLLPGFSMREQVTDVSGRGVGLDAVHEMVKRVRGAVRIFNEPGQGMRFVLQLPLTLSVIRSLLVEVGGEPYAFPLVHVRRALELERASIDVLEGQQHFSLDERRVGLVTAHQLFDAGEPDGARASTAVVVVGTEPETYGVAVDRFLGERMLVVQPLDARLQKIRNIAAGALLENGDPVLIVDVEDLVRSIDKLIRGGQLTKLRSGADQALARRRKQVLVVDDSLTVRELERKLLERRGYAVTIAVDGMDGWNAIRSDTFDLVVTDIDMPRMDGIELVTLIKRDPLLKGVPVMIVSYKDRDEDRRRGLDAGADYYLAKGSFHDEALLDAVHDLIGEAAS; this is encoded by the coding sequence ATGAGCCAAGACGACGACCTGAGCCGCCAGTCGCTGCTCGAGCTGTACCAGGAGGAGACCCAGACCCAGACCGAGGCGCTGTCGCGGCAGCTGCTCGCGCTCGAACACGGCGCGCAGGACGCGGCCGCGTTCGAGGCCTGCATGCGCGCGGCGCATTCGCTGAAAGGGGCCGCGCGCATCGTCGGCGTGCCGCAGGGCGTGGAGATCGCCGGCCGCATGGAGGATTGCTTCGTCGGCGCGCAGCGCGGCGAGCGCGTGCTCGGCGCGAGCCACATCGACGCGCTGCTGATGGGCGTGGACCTGCTGGTGCGGGTCGGCGATCCGCGCAGCGCCGCGTCGGTCACGCCGATCCAGATCGATGCGTTCGAAGTCGCGCTCGCCAACGCCGACGGCGCCGGCGCCGGCGACGCCGGACGCGCGGCGCCGGACGAGACCGCGCCGCTGCCGCCGGGTTTCGCGTCGGGGGCCGCCTCGGCGGTGTCGTTCGACACGCCGGGCTCGCTCGGGGCCGCGGCATCGGCGTCGGCCGCCGACGCCACGGATTTCCCCGATCTGTCCGAGCTCTCCGCGCAGCTGCGGCTGGACGCGCCGGCCGCCGATGCGTCCGGGGCGTTCGGCGTGCCCGACGCACCGTCCAGCGGCGGTGCCGGGCCGCGCGACGCCGGGGCGGCGGTGCCGGCCGATCTCGCCGCGCAGCTGCGGCTCGCCGCCGACGCCGCGCTCACGCCGGCCGGCGCGCCCGATGCGGACGCGCCGCCGCCGGCCGCGGGCCTGGCGGCGCCGCCGTCCGAGGCGCCGCCGCCGGCCGAGCCGGGCGGCGACGCCGGCCAGATGCGCCGCGTGCGCGCCGACAGCCTGAACCGGCTGCTGAGCCTGTCGGGCGAATCGCTGGTGGAATCGCGCTGGCTCAAGCCGTTCGCCGAATCGATGCAGCGCATGCGGCGCGCCCAGCGCGACGCGGGCCGCGCGCTCGATTCGCTGTACGAAGCGCTCGCCGACGATCTCGACTCGGCCCGCGAGGCCGCGATGAGCGAGGTCCGGCAGATGCTCAACGACCTGCAGCGCACGTTCGCGGCCCGCATGGACGACCTGGACCGCTTCGAGCGGCGCAGCACCCACCTCGCCGAGCAGCTCTACGACGAGGCGCTGCAGTGCCGGATGCGCCCGTTCGGCGACGCCACGCGCGCCTATCCGCGCGTGGTCCGCGATCTGGCGCGCTCGCTCGGCAAGCGCGTGCGCTTCGCGATCGTCGGCGAGACCACCCAGGTCGACCGCGACCTGCTCGACCTGCTCGACGCGCCGCTCGGCCACCTGCTGCGCAACGCGCTCGACCACGGCGTCGAGCCGCCCGAGACGCGGCTCGCGCGCGGCAAGCCGGCTGAGGCCACCATCACGCTCGAGGCGCGCCACAGCGCCGGCTCGCTGCTCGTCAGCGTGGCCGACGACGGCCCCGGCGCCGATCTCGCCGAGGTGCGCGCCGCGATCGTGCGCCAGCGGCTCACCGACGCCGAGACCGCCGCGCGGCTGACCGACGCCGAGGTGCTCGAATTCCTGCTGCTGCCCGGTTTCTCGATGCGCGAGCAGGTGACCGACGTGTCGGGGCGCGGCGTCGGCCTCGACGCGGTACACGAGATGGTCAAGCGCGTGCGCGGCGCGGTGCGGATCTTCAACGAGCCGGGTCAAGGCATGCGCTTCGTGCTGCAGCTGCCGCTCACGCTGTCGGTGATCCGCAGCCTGCTGGTGGAGGTGGGCGGCGAGCCCTACGCGTTCCCGCTGGTCCACGTGCGGCGCGCGCTCGAACTCGAACGCGCCTCGATCGACGTGCTCGAGGGCCAGCAGCATTTCTCGCTCGACGAGCGCCGCGTCGGGCTGGTCACCGCGCACCAGCTGTTCGACGCGGGCGAGCCCGACGGCGCTCGCGCCAGCACGGCGGTGGTGGTGGTCGGCACCGAGCCCGAGACCTACGGCGTGGCGGTGGACCGCTTCCTCGGCGAGCGCATGCTGGTGGTGCAGCCGCTCGACGCGCGGCTGCAGAAGATCCGCAACATCGCGGCCGGCGCGCTGCTCGAGAACGGCGATCCGGTGCTGATCGTCGACGTCGAGGATCTGGTGCGCTCGATCGACAAGCTGATTCGCGGCGGCCAGCTCACCAAGCTGCGCAGCGGCGCCGACCAAGCGCTCGCGCGGCGCCGCAAGCAGGTGCTGGTGGTGGACGATTCGCTGACGGTGCGCGAGCTGGAACGCAAGCTCCTGGAGCGGCGCGGCTACGCGGTGACGATCGCCGTCGACGGCATGGACGGCTGGAACGCGATCCGCAGCGACACCTTCGACCTGGTCGTGACCGACATCGACATGCCGCGCATGGACGGCATCGAGCTCGTCACGCTGATCAAGCGCGACCCGCTGCTCAAGGGCGTGCCGGTCATGATCGTGTCGTACAAGGATCGCGACGAGGACCGCCGGCGCGGGCTCGACGCCGGCGCCGACTACTACCTGGCGAAGGGCAGCTTCCACGACGAGGCGCTGCTCGACGCCGTCCACGACCTGATCGGGGAGGCGGCGTCATGA
- a CDS encoding chemotaxis protein CheW, whose product MHDAAEIGRGPDTNRDRLADLTPGAIDDCWNRIGVRGDKSCERLTEVSRCLNCPVFARNAALLLDRPLSADDLAQAARRVSEPVAPGVGHGGAEAGARQAVLAFRVADEWLALPTEVVRQIVDDLPIHSLPDRRSRAVLGIVNVRGTLRIAVSLAELLGLEAGTPRAAGGARAGFRRMLVVGHRGEPVVFPVDDVEGVLRFGAADRAATPATVARAGSAHTRGVFVWLDRIVGLLDEDRLFESLLRSLR is encoded by the coding sequence ATGCACGACGCCGCTGAAATCGGGCGCGGCCCGGACACGAACCGGGACCGGCTTGCGGACCTGACGCCGGGCGCGATCGACGATTGCTGGAACCGCATCGGCGTGCGCGGCGACAAGTCGTGCGAGCGCCTGACCGAGGTTTCGCGCTGCCTGAACTGCCCCGTGTTCGCGCGCAACGCGGCGCTGCTGCTCGACCGCCCGCTGTCCGCCGACGATCTCGCGCAGGCCGCGCGGCGCGTCTCGGAGCCGGTCGCGCCGGGCGTCGGGCACGGCGGCGCGGAGGCGGGCGCGCGCCAGGCGGTGCTGGCGTTCCGCGTGGCCGACGAATGGCTCGCGCTACCCACCGAGGTGGTCCGCCAGATCGTCGACGATCTGCCGATCCACTCGCTGCCGGACCGCCGCAGCCGCGCCGTGCTCGGCATCGTCAACGTGCGCGGCACGCTGCGCATCGCGGTGTCGCTCGCCGAGCTGCTCGGCCTCGAGGCCGGCACGCCGCGCGCGGCCGGCGGCGCGCGCGCCGGCTTCCGGCGCATGCTGGTGGTCGGGCATCGCGGCGAGCCGGTGGTGTTCCCGGTCGACGACGTCGAGGGCGTGCTGCGCTTCGGCGCGGCCGACCGCGCGGCGACCCCGGCCACCGTGGCGCGCGCCGGCAGCGCGCACACGCGCGGCGTGTTCGTCTGGCTCGACCGGATCGTCGGGCTGCTCGACGAGGACCGGCTGTTCGAATCGCTGTTGCGGAGCCTGCGATGA
- a CDS encoding CheR family methyltransferase — MTASDFEARFHAWLSRETGIDPASLGADFVARALAERIGAAFGGDAAREPAAVARARQPSPAEIDAYWQLLNASDAERRALIELFVVPETWFFREREAFAALAALAVERLRTRPSQPVRVLSAPCSTGEEPYTAAMALVDAGLDATQLRIDALDISARAIDHARRGEYGRNSFRGHALEFRGRHFDSTASGWRLHERILDCVQFRHANLLELGTGGELRYDFIFCRNVLIYFDRGAQERVLRTLDALLADDGLLFVGPAETGVVMRHGMSSVRIPLAFGFRRGTEGGSGAGAMPPAPPAPVAASRAGMGTAPLPPVGALPTLVAAPEPAAREWFGDMPWPLPGSAARPAGAAHGAAHGGAGFAGAVAGRAGAPARVPRAGAGAVAGADFAAEGTGPAARAGALRGGGTLATRAPAAMASMRSSMASISTAAAPARLPGPLDAPDGAGALDAARALADAGEFDAAERAVHAAMDGAGPSADAYYLLGLIADAQGRPAAVTYYRKALYLAPTHREALTHLATLLDIAGDHEGARWLKERARRADAQAGKHGEPGGRGHARRR, encoded by the coding sequence ATGACGGCAAGCGATTTCGAGGCACGTTTCCATGCATGGCTGTCGCGCGAGACCGGCATCGATCCGGCCTCGCTCGGCGCCGATTTCGTCGCGCGCGCGCTGGCCGAGCGGATCGGCGCGGCGTTCGGCGGCGACGCCGCGCGCGAGCCGGCGGCGGTGGCGCGCGCCAGGCAGCCGTCGCCGGCCGAGATCGACGCCTACTGGCAGCTGCTGAACGCGTCGGACGCCGAGCGGCGCGCGCTGATCGAGCTGTTCGTGGTGCCGGAGACCTGGTTCTTCCGCGAGCGCGAGGCGTTCGCCGCGCTCGCCGCGCTGGCCGTCGAGCGGCTGCGCACGCGGCCCTCGCAGCCGGTGCGGGTGCTCAGCGCGCCATGCTCGACGGGCGAGGAGCCCTATACGGCGGCGATGGCGCTGGTCGATGCCGGCCTCGACGCGACCCAGCTGCGGATCGACGCGCTCGACATCAGCGCGCGCGCGATCGATCACGCGCGGCGCGGCGAATACGGCCGCAACTCGTTTCGCGGCCACGCGCTCGAGTTTCGCGGCCGCCACTTCGATTCGACCGCCAGCGGCTGGCGCCTGCACGAGCGGATTCTCGACTGCGTGCAGTTCCGCCATGCCAACCTGCTCGAACTCGGCACCGGCGGCGAGCTGCGCTACGACTTCATCTTCTGCCGCAACGTGCTGATCTATTTCGATCGCGGCGCGCAGGAGCGCGTGCTGCGCACGCTCGACGCGCTGCTCGCCGACGACGGCCTGCTGTTCGTCGGCCCCGCCGAGACCGGCGTCGTGATGCGCCACGGGATGAGTTCGGTGAGGATTCCGCTCGCGTTCGGCTTTCGCCGCGGGACGGAGGGCGGCAGCGGCGCCGGCGCGATGCCGCCCGCGCCGCCCGCGCCGGTGGCCGCGAGCCGCGCCGGCATGGGCACCGCGCCGCTGCCGCCGGTCGGCGCGCTGCCGACGCTCGTCGCGGCACCCGAGCCGGCCGCGCGCGAATGGTTCGGCGACATGCCGTGGCCGCTGCCCGGCTCGGCCGCGCGGCCGGCCGGCGCGGCTCACGGCGCGGCTCACGGCGGCGCCGGTTTCGCGGGCGCGGTGGCGGGCCGGGCCGGCGCGCCGGCCCGCGTGCCTCGCGCGGGGGCCGGCGCCGTTGCCGGTGCCGATTTCGCAGCCGAAGGGACCGGTCCGGCCGCCCGCGCGGGCGCCCTGCGCGGCGGCGGCACGCTCGCGACGCGCGCGCCCGCCGCGATGGCCTCGATGCGTTCGTCGATGGCCTCGATCTCGACCGCGGCCGCGCCGGCGCGCCTGCCCGGCCCGCTCGACGCGCCGGACGGCGCCGGCGCGCTCGACGCGGCCCGCGCGCTGGCCGACGCCGGCGAGTTCGACGCGGCCGAGCGCGCGGTCCACGCCGCGATGGACGGGGCCGGCCCGAGCGCCGACGCCTACTACCTGCTCGGCCTGATCGCCGACGCGCAGGGGCGGCCGGCCGCCGTCACGTATTACCGCAAGGCGCTGTATCTGGCGCCGACCCATCGCGAGGCGCTCACGCATCTGGCGACGCTGCTCGACATCGCCGGCGACCACGAAGGCGCGCGCTGGCTGAAGGAGCGCGCGCGCCGCGCCGACGCGCAGGCCGGCAAGCACGGCGAACCGGGAGGACGCGGCCATGCACGACGCCGCTGA
- a CDS encoding chemotaxis protein CheW: protein MLFLLFELDGARYALDVADVAEVLPLAETKPVPGAPDWVAGILIHRGEPVPVIDVTRLALGRPSARIRSTRLVIVRVRVPLAGDAEPAPADGERRLGLIVEHGTQTARFERAAFRDGGVDTPHARWLGPVAHDAHGVVQRVTVRHLLGPEARALLFMTAHEARQAPAGGEA from the coding sequence ATGCTGTTCCTGCTGTTCGAACTCGACGGCGCGCGCTACGCGCTCGACGTCGCCGACGTCGCCGAAGTGCTGCCGCTCGCCGAGACCAAGCCGGTCCCGGGCGCGCCCGACTGGGTGGCCGGGATCCTGATTCATCGCGGCGAGCCGGTGCCGGTGATCGACGTGACGCGGCTCGCGCTCGGCCGGCCCTCGGCGCGGATCCGCTCGACGCGGCTCGTGATCGTGCGGGTGCGCGTGCCGCTGGCCGGCGACGCGGAGCCCGCGCCGGCCGACGGCGAGCGCCGGCTCGGGCTGATCGTCGAGCACGGCACGCAGACGGCGCGCTTCGAGCGCGCCGCGTTCCGCGACGGCGGCGTCGATACTCCGCATGCGCGCTGGCTCGGGCCGGTGGCGCACGACGCGCATGGCGTGGTGCAACGGGTGACGGTGCGCCATCTGCTCGGCCCCGAGGCGCGCGCGCTGCTGTTCATGACCGCGCACGAGGCGCGGCAGGCACCGGCGGGAGGCGAGGCATGA
- a CDS encoding methyl-accepting chemotaxis protein, which yields MVNVSPRASTESSSPSAAGARITLGNRILLSFGVLFVLMVVMAGISYKQLRVIDEETNSIQRDSLPGVYLATSLRASAAESYSEMQRAIFVDPDAESVRRDIDKLPASLEAFEKLSLQYQNATFREDDRARFATFRGVYDRYLPLLNDAMQKARNGSHADAVIAYGRVTPVWEDVIRNANILVTENRTFADQSAQQIRESVFRTEATLATVLVVVLVCAALLGWFLYRAVMRPMTELVEVHDVMRTGDLTRRLDLRRRDEFSMLETGFNRMADELTTLVAQAQQSSLQVTTSVAEIAATSREQQATANETAATTTEIGATSREIFATSRDLLRTMNEVSSVAEQSASLAGLSQSGLTQMGETMRSVMDAAGSVNAKLAILNEKALNINQVVATITKVADQTNLLSLNAAIEAEKAGEYGRGFAVVATEIRRLADQTAVATYDIEQTVKEIQSAVSAGVMGMDKFSEEVRRGMLDVQQVGSQLSQIIHEVQTLAPRFQLVNEGMQTQASGAEQITQALSQLSEAAQQTAESLRQSSQAIDDLTLVANALRTSVSRFKVEA from the coding sequence ATGGTCAACGTGTCGCCTCGCGCAAGCACCGAAAGCTCCTCCCCGTCCGCCGCCGGTGCGCGGATCACGCTCGGCAACCGCATCCTGCTGAGCTTTGGCGTGCTGTTCGTGCTGATGGTGGTGATGGCCGGCATCTCCTACAAGCAGTTGCGCGTGATCGACGAGGAGACCAACAGCATCCAGCGCGATTCGCTGCCGGGCGTCTATCTGGCCACCTCGTTGCGCGCGTCCGCCGCCGAGTCGTACTCGGAGATGCAGCGCGCGATCTTCGTCGATCCCGACGCCGAGTCGGTGCGTCGCGACATCGACAAGCTCCCGGCCTCGCTCGAGGCCTTCGAGAAGCTGTCGCTGCAATACCAGAACGCGACGTTCCGCGAAGACGACCGCGCGCGCTTCGCGACCTTCCGCGGCGTCTACGATCGCTACCTGCCGCTGCTGAACGATGCCATGCAAAAGGCGCGCAACGGCTCGCACGCCGACGCGGTGATCGCCTACGGGCGCGTCACGCCGGTCTGGGAGGACGTGATCCGCAACGCCAACATCCTCGTCACCGAGAACCGCACGTTTGCCGACCAGTCCGCGCAGCAGATCCGCGAGTCGGTGTTCCGCACCGAGGCGACGCTCGCCACGGTGCTCGTCGTCGTGCTGGTGTGCGCGGCCCTGCTCGGCTGGTTCCTGTACCGCGCCGTGATGCGGCCGATGACCGAGCTGGTCGAGGTCCACGACGTGATGCGCACGGGCGACCTGACCAGGCGGCTCGACCTGCGCCGCCGCGACGAGTTCAGCATGCTCGAGACCGGCTTCAACCGGATGGCCGACGAGCTGACCACGCTGGTCGCGCAGGCCCAGCAGTCGTCGCTGCAGGTCACCACCTCGGTGGCCGAGATCGCCGCCACCTCGCGCGAGCAGCAGGCTACCGCCAACGAGACGGCCGCCACCACCACCGAGATCGGCGCGACCTCGCGCGAGATCTTCGCGACCTCGCGCGACCTGCTGCGCACCATGAACGAGGTGTCGTCGGTGGCCGAGCAGTCGGCCTCGCTCGCGGGCCTGAGCCAGAGCGGCCTCACGCAGATGGGCGAGACCATGCGCAGCGTGATGGACGCGGCCGGCTCGGTCAACGCGAAGCTCGCGATCCTCAACGAGAAGGCGCTCAACATCAACCAGGTGGTGGCCACCATCACCAAGGTCGCCGACCAGACCAACCTGCTGTCGCTGAACGCGGCGATCGAGGCCGAGAAGGCCGGCGAATACGGCCGCGGCTTCGCGGTGGTCGCCACCGAGATCCGCCGCCTGGCCGACCAGACCGCGGTGGCCACCTACGACATCGAGCAGACCGTCAAGGAGATCCAGTCGGCGGTGTCGGCCGGCGTGATGGGCATGGACAAGTTCTCCGAGGAAGTGCGGCGCGGCATGCTCGACGTGCAGCAGGTGGGCTCGCAGCTCTCGCAGATCATCCACGAGGTGCAGACGCTCGCGCCGCGCTTCCAGCTCGTCAACGAAGGCATGCAGACCCAGGCGAGCGGCGCCGAGCAGATCACCCAGGCGCTCTCGCAGCTGTCCGAGGCGGCCCAGCAGACGGCCGAATCGCTGCGCCAGTCGTCGCAGGCGATCGACGACCTGACGCTGGTGGCCAACGCGCTGCGCACCAGCGTGTCGCGCTTCAAGGTCGAGGCGTGA
- a CDS encoding hybrid sensor histidine kinase/response regulator translates to MNGMTHTNYASDSYESGISVLLVDDQAFVGEVIRRLLAAETDIALHVCVDAGSALELGRTLRPTVILQDLVMPDVDGLDLVRAWRAEAATAQVPIIVLSINDDPLAKREAFFAGANDYLVKLPDPIEMIARIRYHSNSYHMLRQRDEVLDFLSHDMRAPQASILSLLEAYRAAHGAMPMLLERIEMHARRALALADGFIQLTRAQSEKRPSELVCLNEVLLDAADQLWEKAAAAGSRVKVELPETECLCVGDRMMLTRALANLIDNALKYAPPASEVRGLIADDGERWLIGVEDEGEGIAPAQRASATESFVRLTHGPDSQTGGFGLGLAFVRATAAKHGGALMMRYTPRGFMAGLGLPKARAAR, encoded by the coding sequence ATGAATGGAATGACTCACACGAACTACGCATCGGATTCATACGAATCCGGCATTTCCGTGCTGCTCGTCGACGATCAGGCCTTCGTCGGCGAGGTGATCCGCCGCCTGCTGGCCGCCGAGACCGACATCGCGCTGCATGTCTGCGTCGATGCGGGCAGCGCGCTCGAACTGGGCCGCACGCTGCGCCCCACCGTGATCCTGCAGGACCTCGTGATGCCCGACGTCGACGGCCTGGATCTGGTGCGCGCGTGGCGCGCCGAGGCGGCCACCGCGCAGGTGCCGATCATCGTGCTGTCGATCAACGACGATCCGCTCGCCAAGCGCGAGGCGTTCTTCGCCGGCGCGAACGACTACCTCGTGAAGCTGCCGGACCCGATCGAGATGATCGCGCGGATCCGCTATCACTCGAACTCGTACCACATGCTGCGCCAGCGCGACGAGGTGCTCGACTTCCTCTCGCACGACATGCGCGCGCCGCAGGCCTCGATCCTCTCGCTGCTGGAGGCCTACCGCGCGGCGCACGGCGCGATGCCGATGCTGCTCGAACGGATCGAGATGCATGCGCGGCGCGCGCTCGCGCTGGCCGACGGCTTCATCCAGCTCACGCGCGCGCAGTCGGAGAAGCGGCCGAGCGAGCTGGTGTGCCTCAACGAGGTGCTGCTCGACGCGGCCGACCAGCTGTGGGAGAAGGCCGCCGCCGCCGGCAGCCGCGTGAAGGTGGAATTGCCCGAGACCGAGTGCCTCTGCGTCGGGGACCGGATGATGCTCACGCGCGCGCTGGCGAACCTGATCGACAACGCGCTGAAGTACGCGCCGCCCGCCTCCGAGGTGCGCGGCCTGATCGCCGACGACGGCGAGCGCTGGCTGATCGGCGTGGAGGACGAGGGCGAGGGGATCGCGCCGGCGCAGCGCGCGAGCGCGACCGAATCGTTCGTGCGGCTCACGCACGGCCCGGACTCGCAGACGGGCGGCTTCGGGCTCGGCCTCGCGTTCGTGCGCGCCACCGCCGCGAAGCACGGCGGCGCGCTGATGATGCGCTACACGCCGCGCGGGTTCATGGCCGGGCTCGGGCTGCCGAAGGCGCGCGCGGCGCGCTGA
- a CDS encoding aldehyde dehydrogenase family protein has product MKESYPYYLANEAVYANTDLEVTDKFSGKVATRVALADAKAIDAAIAAAVEARKPLREWPAFRRQAVLDHCVARFRERFDELADALCIEAGKPINDSKGEVTRLIDTFRVAAEESVRIGGELVNLEISPRAQGYSGYTKRVPIGPCSFISPFNFPLNLTAHKVAPALAVGCPFVLKPASRTPIGALIIGEVLAETDLPKGAFSVLPARRDGADLFTTDERFKLLSFTGSPAVGWDLKQKAGKKKVVLELGGNAAAIVDADQRERLDYVVDRLIFGAFYQSGQSCIGVQRILAHASLYDALREKLVAKTRALKMGNPKDPQTFVGPMISESESKRLAGWMEAAVGAGARIVAGGKVDGVMFEATLLENVGREQDLYRKEAFGPVALLEPFERFDEALARVNDSDFGLQAGVFTDSLAHAHRAWDELEVGGVVINDVPSFRVDNMPYGGVKDSGLGREGVRYAMEDMTEPRLMVIRQPS; this is encoded by the coding sequence ATGAAGGAATCCTATCCGTATTACCTCGCCAACGAGGCCGTGTACGCCAACACCGATCTCGAAGTCACCGACAAGTTCAGCGGCAAGGTGGCCACGCGCGTCGCGCTGGCCGACGCGAAGGCGATCGACGCCGCGATCGCGGCGGCCGTCGAGGCCCGGAAGCCGCTGCGCGAATGGCCCGCGTTCCGCCGCCAGGCCGTGCTCGACCATTGCGTCGCGCGCTTTCGCGAGCGCTTCGACGAACTCGCCGACGCGCTCTGCATCGAGGCCGGCAAGCCGATCAACGATTCGAAGGGCGAGGTCACGCGCCTGATCGACACGTTCCGCGTGGCCGCCGAGGAATCGGTGCGGATCGGCGGCGAACTGGTGAACCTGGAGATCTCGCCGCGCGCGCAGGGCTATTCGGGCTACACGAAGCGCGTGCCGATCGGGCCGTGCTCGTTCATCTCGCCGTTCAATTTCCCGCTGAACCTCACGGCCCACAAGGTCGCGCCGGCGCTCGCGGTGGGCTGCCCGTTCGTGCTGAAGCCGGCCAGCCGCACGCCGATCGGCGCGCTGATCATCGGCGAGGTGCTGGCCGAGACCGATCTGCCGAAGGGCGCGTTCTCGGTGCTGCCCGCGCGGCGCGACGGCGCGGACCTGTTCACCACCGACGAGCGCTTCAAGCTGCTGTCGTTCACCGGCTCGCCGGCGGTGGGCTGGGACCTGAAGCAGAAGGCCGGCAAGAAGAAGGTGGTGCTCGAACTGGGCGGCAACGCGGCCGCGATCGTCGACGCGGACCAGCGCGAGCGGCTCGACTACGTGGTGGACCGGCTGATCTTCGGCGCGTTCTACCAGTCCGGCCAGAGCTGCATCGGCGTGCAGCGGATCCTGGCCCACGCGAGCCTCTACGACGCGCTGCGCGAGAAGCTGGTCGCGAAGACGCGCGCGCTGAAGATGGGCAACCCGAAGGACCCGCAGACCTTCGTCGGGCCGATGATCTCCGAGTCCGAGTCGAAGCGGCTGGCTGGCTGGATGGAGGCGGCGGTCGGCGCGGGCGCGAGGATCGTGGCGGGCGGCAAGGTGGACGGCGTGATGTTCGAGGCCACGTTGCTCGAGAACGTCGGCCGCGAGCAGGATCTATACCGCAAGGAGGCGTTCGGGCCGGTCGCGCTGCTGGAGCCGTTCGAGCGCTTCGACGAGGCGCTCGCGCGCGTCAACGACAGCGACTTCGGCCTGCAGGCCGGCGTGTTCACCGATTCGCTCGCGCACGCGCACCGCGCCTGGGACGAACTCGAGGTGGGCGGCGTGGTGATCAACGACGTGCCGTCGTTCCGCGTCGACAACATGCCCTACGGCGGCGTCAAGGATTCGGGCCTCGGCCGCGAGGGCGTGCGCTACGCGATGGAGGACATGACCGAGCCGCGCCTGATGGTGATCCGCCAGCCGTCCTGA